CCCTTCTTTCAACGCCAGCAGTGGAAATAGGTGAACCCGTGCGATCATTATTGCTCTTGCTGATTGGCGTGCCGCTCCCGATCATTCTCCTGCTCGCGTTCTGCACCCAACAATTCTGAACTGCGCCGCTAACCCCACGCGTCGAACATCACAACCGCCAATGGAATCAAACCAACGGCGTCCACTGCGGCGATGCTGCGCAGTGGACGCCGTGCAGGCGCCGCAGCCATTGCATACAAAACCAAAAAGCCAACCAGGCTGACGCCAACGACAATCGTGCCCAGCTCGCGCGCGTCAGCGTTGAGGGCAGAGAACACGCAGGCGACCAGAACCGCCAGGAACAATGCGCCGCGGTGAACGAGGATCACGCCAAGCGGCCCGCGCTCGTCCACGCCGCCATACAGCCGACGACGAAGCGTCGGCAGAAACGTCGCCGCCGCGGGTGGCGCATGAATGACCGCCAGCGCCAGCCAGGACGCCTCAACCCACATCAGCTAGGACGTTCCGCAACGATGCTGACAGCGAGCAATCGCGCGCCATCTCGGACACAGCGTTCGTCGATCAAGCGCCAGCCCTGCGCCTTCATCAGCGCACAAGCTTGCGCGACGCGCTCTAAACCACCGCTCGCGCCGGCGAACGTGGTCGGCCTCTCGGGGTTGCTCGCGCGCTGCGTGATGACCAGACGGCCATTCGGCGCGAGAACGCGCGCGATCTCGCGCAATGCCCGCGCCGGCTCCGGCCAAAATTGAAAGGTGTTCACCGCAAACGCGCGATCGAAGAACGCGTCGCGAAACGGCAAATCGTCGGCGCTGGCGCGCATCGTCACCGCCCGGCCCTTCAGCACATGGCTATGCACGCTGTGGGCGGCATAGTGCGCCGCCGTCGCGGATTGATCGATGCCGGCGACGAACCCGTTCTTTCCCGTACGCCGCAGCGCCTCGCGCAACGCTACGCCCGGGCCGCACCCGATTTCGATCACGCTATCGCCCGGACGAATGTCGAGTGCATCCAAGGCGGCGCGGTTCTGCCCGCCATTCTTCAAGGCCATCGCCGCAAGCGCCGCGAACCCCATCAAACCCTGCGGATCGCCGAACTGACACTCAGGCTTCCGGCAAGGTTCAGCGGCCCACATTGACGCGCGCATGTACTTATCCCCATAATGACAATTGACCTGTCAATTATGACAAGTGGATTGTCAAGTGAAAAAGCCGCTACACCCGACCCCGGAAGCGATGCTGGAGTTCGCGGTCGCCACCATCGAAATGTACTTCCGCATCGAAGCGCTCACGCGCGCAATCGGCGGCTTCGCCCAGGCCGGCGGCGAATGGGGCGTACTGAAAACGCTCATCCGCCAAGGTCCGCATACTGTGCCGGACATCGCCCGCTCCCGCCCCGTGTCACGTCAGCACTGCCAGACGATCGTGAACCACCTCGCCGATAAAGGGTTTGTCGAATTCGTGGAGAATCCCAAGCACAAACGCTCCGTGCTCGTTCAGGCGACCAAGAAAGGCCGCAAGTACTTCGACGACATGACTGCGCTTTTCTTGCGCGCAGCCGCCGACTATGCGCCGCACTTCAACCCCACTGACATCGATATCGCGACAAGCACTTTGCGGCGCGCCCGCGAGATCATGGTGGTGGAGTAAGCGCCGCAAGCCCCGCTTGAGCGACGCCATTCAACGGCTCGAACGCCAGCACGCTTTGATAAGCCGCGCGCGCGCCAACGACGTCCCCGCCCTCTGCGCGCATACGGCCAAGTTCATTCCACATACCGTGGGCGCGCGGCAGATGCCGTAGCGCACTGGTCAGCAGCGCCAACGCTTCCACTCGCTTGCCCTCTTGCTCCAAGGTGAGCGCGTCAAAGATTACGACGTTCATGTTGAGGAACATGACGTCCACCGGCTGCGCATCAATGAAACGGGTGAGCGCAGCCATATCTCCGGCGGCCAGCAAGCGTTCATACTCATCCACCTGCGCGTGCGCGCGCGCGATCGCCGGCCGCAACGCCTCGCGCTCCCCCACGATCTCCGCCCGCGTCCGGTAGACGCCGGCGATCATGACGCCACGCACGTCCTCCAACGCATCAAGCGATTCCAAGGGATTCGCGCTCAACATGATAAGATCGGCCCGCGCGCCAACTTCGACAACACCGATACGTTCGTTGCGATGCATGCGTTCGGTTACAAACCGGCCGGCATTTGATGTTGCCGTGCGCAGGATCTCATAATGGCTTAAGCCCGCTTCGCGCAGCAGATCGAGGTCTTGGAGCAAGCAGCGGCCCGGAAAGCACATGATTGGCGCATCCGTGCCGGCCAGCAGCGGCACGCCGCGTGCATGCAGCGCCGCCGTGAACGCTTTCAATGTCGTCATGCCTTGCACGGTGTTGGCGCGAAATTGATCGCGATTTGGGCGGCTCGCGTAACGATTGTTCTGCGGTTGAACCTCCTGATAAGTCGGCGGCGACAGAAACGCCGCTTCCGGATCTGCCAGTTCCTGGTCGAGCGTTGTCACGTGCCGGTACATGCCTGCATAAGCGGAGATGTTCGGCGTCACGAACACGCCGTGGCGCGCCGCGGCGTCGGCCATCGCGGCAATCCCCTCCGGCGTGGGTGGGCGACCCATGTATCGGAAGAACTCCTCGCCGTGCGCGACCATATCGAGGCAGGCCAGCGCTTCATCGGCCGAGAGCGCACGTGGAATGTGCCCCACCACCGCAATATTGCGCGCGTGCGCCTCGCGGTAGATGGCGCAGAGGCGCGGCTGGTCGAGAAACGTATAGACTTTGACAAAGGCCGCGCCGCGCGCCAGCTGTTGATCGATCAACGCGCCTGCATCTTCAGGCCGCGCCAACGACAGAAAACGCCGATTGATCGGCGGCGTTGAGTCGAATGTCGTGCCCGAGGACAGTACGTTGGGCGCGAATAATCCAGGCGCCGGGCGAGCGTCATTGATCCCCTCGCCGCCCAGAGTGAACAAGCTCGTCACGCCGTAGAGCGCATAGGAGATCAGCTCCGATTGCGCCGTCGGATGTGCATGCGCATCCACCAGACCAGGCATCACGTAGCGCCCTGCCCCGTCGATCACCCGCGCACCGGCTGGCGAGGGCGTGGTCGCCGTCGGCCCAATCGCGGCGATCAGCCCATCGCGGACGATGATGCTCTGGTGCTCCAGCACCGTCTCCGACGTCATCGTTAGAACCGAGACATCGCGGAACACTGTGGCCGCCTCGTCTGTCGCGCCCGTCGCACACCCACTCAGCACCAATGCGCACGCCGCCGCGGCGCCCGTGTTCCAAAAGCCCATGCCGATCCCCTCACGGAACGCTTGCGCGCCCGCTCTCTAGGGATGCGCCTCGCGCCGAGCCCAGATGCGCTTTTGCGACGAACGGCGCCCGCGCACTCAGCCCGCGCGGCGGGTCATCGCCAGATTGTCACTGCCGGGGAAGTTCGGCCCCCAGGCGCCGCTGGCGTTTTGGCGCATCAGGCTGGTGACGGCGCTGGCGGGGCCCGTGCTGCGGAACGTCTGCCGGAAGTGGCTCCGCGCCCCGTTCGCTCCGGTCAACGTTACGTCGCGCACGACGGACCCGTCGGCCTCGACGTGCAGCGTGCCCTGCTCTTGCGCAAGAGAGCCCGGTTCGAGCGCGACCAGGAAATCGAGATTACGATTGGCCGCATTGTAGACCATGATGCCTTCGAAATGCAGATGGTCTGCTCCGTCGCGCCCGCGCGTTGTCGTCGAATAGCGAATGTAAGCCTGCTCCGGGCCCCAACTAAAGCTCTGGCGAATGCCATCGCCGGTATCCCAATCGCCGATCAGAAACTCATACGGCGCATACGGGTTAGCCGTTTGCGCCTGAGCGCTCGCGCCCGCCAAAACGGCAGCGCACGCAATTGAAGCAACGATCGTTCTGAACATGCGCATGCCGGCCTCCCAGCGGCGCGCTTCGCCGCGCTTAGAGGCAGCGCCTCCAACATTGCATCCGCATGTCAGCAATGTTGCAGACCTGACGCGAAGCCGCGACGGGCGGCGCTCGTCGCTAAGCGCCGCGCCGTTGCGCAGGGCTGACGCCGGTCCATCGCTTGAATGCACGCGAAAACGCACTCGGATCGGAAAAGCCCACCAGATACGCGGTCTGGTTCACCGAGACCTTCTTGCCGTCGAGATAATGAAGCGACATGCGCCGTCTGAGATCGTCCAGAACGTCCTCGTAGGCCACGCCTTCGGCCTTAAGCTTACGGTAGAGCGTCGGCCGACTGACGCCCATTTTCCCCGCGACGTCGTCCATACTGACGTCGCCGGTGTGTAGGATCGGGATGAGCAAGCTCTCGACCGCCCCGCGCGTCGTCTTGGCTTGCTCCAAACTGTCCAGCAAGGCCTGCGCGCGTTCGCTGAAAATCCCGAACACGTATCGATTGCCCTGGTTGGTGGGCTCACGCACGAAATTTGGATCGATCAGCAATGCGTTGCGATCGCTTTCGAACGTCATGGGCATCTTGAAGAATTGGTCATAGGCAACGCGGTGCGCCGGCGCGGCGTGCGTCATGTGCACCGCTTTGACATAATGCGGGCGGTCGGGAAACGCGTTCGCGTAATTGCACACGAACCGCGCCCAGGTGGATTCCGTCAGCTCCGGAAAATCGTTCGGGTTACGCCGGTGGTCCTCAAGCCAGACCCCGCCGTCACGCGGGGCGATGGAAAAGCGCGGCCCGCTCTCGTGGCCATCCACCTCGACGACCAGCCGCGCATAGCGGTTCATTTGTGCGAACGCCTCCCCCATGGTCGCGGAGGCGCGGGTGATGAGGCCAACGACGGAGCCTTCGAGAAACCAGTTGCGCGCGCCGAAATGCAACGCCAGCGCCGGTTCGCCGCACTTCTCCTTCGCCGCGCGCATCAGCCGTTTGAAGCTTTCGAAAGGCACACGATTGTCGGGATCTGCAAGGTCAACATCGTCGATGCCCGCGCACGCGAGCAAGTCCGCGCGGCGCGCGCCTTTGACGAGCGCGAGATCGAGCAAATCGCTTGCATAGCCTGCGGATACCGTCGCCTCGCTCACCGTGACTCCAAGGATCATGCGTTTGACGCGTACGGTCATGCACCGTTTTTCGATAAGATTCTATCGTCCTTCGATGCGGCCACGCCGCTTGCACGAAGGAAATTCGATGGCCGCGATCGCATCGTCCACAACATCCGCCCCCCGCGCATTTGCTGACACAGCGCTCGCGCGGATGGCCGGGCTCTGGTTTGTCGTCGCGTTGATCGGTCAGTGGACGTTCGCCTACTACATTGCCGCGTCGTTCGGAGGCCAAGCGATCCGCGGCGATTGGGACGCGTGGACGGCGCGGCTTATCAACGGGTTCATCGAAGGCGATTTGGCCGGCAATGTCGCTGTCATCGTCCATATCGTGCTGGCGGCCGTCATCACCTTCCTCGGGCCGTTGCAATTCATTCCGCAAATCCGCGCCGGCGCGCCGTCCTTCCACCGCTGGAACGGCCGTATCTATGTCACCACCGCCTTCGTCATAAGTATCGGCGCGCTCTACATGACGTTCTCACGCGGCACGCTCGGGGCCTTTGACGCCAACGCCGTGAAACTCAACGGCGTGCTGATTATCCTATGCGCGGCGATGACCTTGCGTTACGCGCTGGCGCGAAAATTCGATGCGCACCATCGTTGGGCGCTGCGCACGTTTCTGGTGGTGAGCGGCGTTTGGTTTCTGCGCGTCGGCTATGGCCTGTTGGTAATGATCTTCCAAGGCCCGATCCCCGGCGCTCAAGAAACGCTCGACGGGCCGACCGACATCGTCCTTGGGTTCGGCTCCTACCTGATTCCGCTCGTGGTCCTGGAAATGTACTTCCTCGCGAAACGCGGCGGCCAGGCCGCGAAACTCGCCGCGAGCGTCGGCCTCCTCCTAGCGACGAGTGCAACCGCCGTCGGTATTGCCGGTGCGGCGATGATCTTCTGGCTGCCGCGGCTCTGAACGAAAACGGCCG
This portion of the alpha proteobacterium U9-1i genome encodes:
- a CDS encoding amidohydrolase; the protein is MGFWNTGAAAACALVLSGCATGATDEAATVFRDVSVLTMTSETVLEHQSIIVRDGLIAAIGPTATTPSPAGARVIDGAGRYVMPGLVDAHAHPTAQSELISYALYGVTSLFTLGGEGINDARPAPGLFAPNVLSSGTTFDSTPPINRRFLSLARPEDAGALIDQQLARGAAFVKVYTFLDQPRLCAIYREAHARNIAVVGHIPRALSADEALACLDMVAHGEEFFRYMGRPPTPEGIAAMADAAARHGVFVTPNISAYAGMYRHVTTLDQELADPEAAFLSPPTYQEVQPQNNRYASRPNRDQFRANTVQGMTTLKAFTAALHARGVPLLAGTDAPIMCFPGRCLLQDLDLLREAGLSHYEILRTATSNAGRFVTERMHRNERIGVVEVGARADLIMLSANPLESLDALEDVRGVMIAGVYRTRAEIVGEREALRPAIARAHAQVDEYERLLAAGDMAALTRFIDAQPVDVMFLNMNVVIFDALTLEQEGKRVEALALLTSALRHLPRAHGMWNELGRMRAEGGDVVGARAAYQSVLAFEPLNGVAQAGLAALTPPP
- a CDS encoding methyltransferase; amino-acid sequence: MRASMWAAEPCRKPECQFGDPQGLMGFAALAAMALKNGGQNRAALDALDIRPGDSVIEIGCGPGVALREALRRTGKNGFVAGIDQSATAAHYAAHSVHSHVLKGRAVTMRASADDLPFRDAFFDRAFAVNTFQFWPEPARALREIARVLAPNGRLVITQRASNPERPTTFAGASGGLERVAQACALMKAQGWRLIDERCVRDGARLLAVSIVAERPS
- a CDS encoding transcriptional regulator of AraC family — translated: MSEATVSAGYASDLLDLALVKGARRADLLACAGIDDVDLADPDNRVPFESFKRLMRAAKEKCGEPALALHFGARNWFLEGSVVGLITRASATMGEAFAQMNRYARLVVEVDGHESGPRFSIAPRDGGVWLEDHRRNPNDFPELTESTWARFVCNYANAFPDRPHYVKAVHMTHAAPAHRVAYDQFFKMPMTFESDRNALLIDPNFVREPTNQGNRYVFGIFSERAQALLDSLEQAKTTRGAVESLLIPILHTGDVSMDDVAGKMGVSRPTLYRKLKAEGVAYEDVLDDLRRRMSLHYLDGKKVSVNQTAYLVGFSDPSAFSRAFKRWTGVSPAQRRGA
- a CDS encoding membrane protein, with the translated sequence MAAIASSTTSAPRAFADTALARMAGLWFVVALIGQWTFAYYIAASFGGQAIRGDWDAWTARLINGFIEGDLAGNVAVIVHIVLAAVITFLGPLQFIPQIRAGAPSFHRWNGRIYVTTAFVISIGALYMTFSRGTLGAFDANAVKLNGVLIILCAAMTLRYALARKFDAHHRWALRTFLVVSGVWFLRVGYGLLVMIFQGPIPGAQETLDGPTDIVLGFGSYLIPLVVLEMYFLAKRGGQAAKLAASVGLLLATSATAVGIAGAAMIFWLPRL